TCCAATGCACCTAAAATAAGCCTTATCCATTGGcttgaattcttttgaaatcaCTCTTTCGTTTCTTCcataaccaaaaaagaaaaaaagaaaaaaagcattgAGATAATTCTTGACGAATTCAACTTGATATCTGAAGCTCGGGTCGCTATCTCAGAAGATGAACTCGAGTTGACTTTGAATCATCCTATTTGGTCAAATACATAGCTGACTTGATATCTTTTCGTTACAATATTTCCAAATAAGTTCCTAGATAACaagcctaattttttttttctaattgatgATATCGATATTAAGGATAGTGACGATATTGATTGTGACCTTGATAAGGAGCTGGAGCTTCTAATTAGGATGAATGCAGAAATCGAATTTAAATCTAACATCCCCTTGCAAAATCCAAAATAACCAAAAGATTTTTGTtgttcactttaggaaaattggAGCAAGGATGGAACCGTTTCatttattatctatttttattttaggtaGGATGTGGATATTAATGTTAATTAGCGAATCGTAAGATAATtgtcaaggaaatcaaaataaataaataatgaaataccTCTCGGAGGCTAGAtagagagagcaagagagacgACATCAAGGCTAAAATGgatacaagaagaaaaaaaggtcgAAATAATTTTCGAATAAATTTCAACTTAATATCTAAAGATCGCATTGCCTGTCTCAACAAACAAACCCGAGCAACTTTGAACCAATCGAGAATTCaaatttaaatctaaaattcccccggaaaatccaaaaaaatcaatagattTTTGCTGGTGGCTTTAGGAAAATTGGAGCAGGGatggaaatatttattttaggcATGATGTAGGATATTAATGTTAATCAGCAAATATTGCAAAGACAATTGCCaaggaaaccaaaataaataaataaataaataaataaataaataaattcctctccagagctagagagagagagaagagctagagagagaaagagtttCTCCCTCGATTCTCCCTTTCCTTCATCTCTGcactttccttccttttccctcttgagaataatatatatataatccctACTTTCCCCAGATTCcgctccttttcttcttcttattcttcttcctccactttctctctctactcccACCACGATtccggaggagagagaaagagagagagtgagctcGCCGGTCGCCGAGCTCTCCGCCCCCGCCGTCCGGCCATGGACGCCAGATCCCAGCCGCGGTTCCCGCCCGGCCGGCAGTCCTCCCTCGCGCCCGACGAGGCCCCCGCCGacctcggcgacggcggccCCGGCCCGGAGGCGGTCGGCCCCGGGGTCCGCCTCATGTACGCTGCCAACGAGGGCGACCTCGACTCGATCCGGGAGCTCCTCGACTCCGGCGCCGACGTCAACTTCAGGGACATCGACGGCCGGACGGCCCTCCACATCGCGGCCTGCCAGGGGAGGACCGACGTCGTCCAGCTGCTGATCGACAGGGGCGCCGTCGTCGATCCTAAGGATCGCTGGGGAAGCACGGTAaaatcggttttttttttttggtagtccccttgttgctttgctttgctCGCGGTTTTTCGATTGTGCGATTTCGAGCTTCAGCGTGCATGGCGTGTTAGCCTGTACTCGATTGCAGTCGGTTATAGGTTGGAGTTCAGTTCAGCTCAGTTCAGCTCAGTTCAGTTATGCTTCGCTGCCGAAAATCTTCTCTGCCTGACGTGAAATTACGCACCTTGCGGGGGCATGAGTCATTTGAGCACGAAATTCCTCGGCAAGCTGTCGTGATTTTTTGTTGCCGTAAGTCGTGATTGATTGTCGTTTGTTTCGACAGCCTCTTGCGGATGCGATATATTATAAGCACCAAGAAGTGATAAAGCTCTTGGAGAAGAATGGCGCGCATCATCCGGTACGTGCGGCTTACGATTTCACAATTGGCGTTTGTTGTTTTGGGGGTCATTCGTGGTAGAAGCATATGCTTCGTCTGAGAAAGTTATGGTATTATACGATGGTTCTGGAAATAACAAGTTTTAGAGATGTTTACCAGGGTATGCGCACATAAAACCCGATGGTGAAGGTGTCGTCCTGTGGTGTTGTCGCGTTTGTCTTCTTGATTTTTGTCGTTTAATTTTCAGATGGCTCCCATGCACGTCCAAAATGCTCGGGAGGTCCCTGAATACGAAATCAATCCAAGTGAGCTTGATTTTTCGAGTAGCGTGAATATAACAAAGGTAAGATGTTCTTTTTTCATGTTCCTTCATCATCAAGTTTGCTTCTTGTGAGCACCCAAAAGTTTTCTGTTAAAAAGTATTGCTATTAGTGTATGTTCATGAGCTGGTCCATGTAAGGAGTGCCATGACTCACTTTGCTCTTTTGATTGAGAAGAGAGAGTTCGTTACTTCCAGGGCATTAATATCTCtgtctttactttactttaagATACTCCTTCCATTTGAAGGTGAAGTCTTGCTGGTGTCATGAGTTTGCCTTTGACAGGACGCCTGGTCTCTGATTTCCTTCTCCTTTCAATTCATTTAGCCTTATCCCCCTTACTGGGACAAGgcttattttgttatttgttacAGGATCAGATTTTTCTGCTTTCGTATTCTCTCATTGCAATTGACATAGCAATTTGATTATAGTAACTACAGACGAACAGTGACTTGGATGCTGGATTGTCCTTCTGTTGGataaatcttttattttgactGCCAAATACGAAATAGATTTGCGTGaatgggaatttttttattatattctttgAGCATTCTTTTGGTTGTCCAATGTCTACGTTGTAGATATAAATCCAGCACTCCTTATTAATTGGAGCATATAGAGTTTAATCTCAGGTGAACAAAGTTGCCCATAATGGATGGAGTATGGTTTCGGTTTACATGTACGCTTAACTTTCTTTcggaaaaagtaaaaggaagatGCTTCACTTTCTATTGCAACGTGAAATCAGAAATGCAATATTCATCTCCTTTTGAATTATTGCGGTAAATAAATGTATTTTGATGTCAAGATTGGTAAAGACTACACACCCTTCTTGTGAAAGAAAAGTGGAAGAAGCTTCGACACTACTTTAATTTTCTGAAGTTTTAACAGGGAACTTTTCGAAGTGCATTATGGCGTGGAATCCAAGTTGCTGTCAAAACACTAGGGGAGGAAGTGTTGAGTGATGAGAATAAAATGTGAGTTAGTTTCGCTATTGTCTTTTGCTCTAGACTGTTGCTTTAACTTGCCTTTTGCTGTGCAATCTGATGATATATGGTTTGCAACTTAATGTACCACAGAAAGGCTTTTGGGGATGAGCTAGCACTTCTTCAGAAGTTGCGCCATCCAAACATCGTCCAATTTTTGGGTGCCGTCACACAGAGCAGTCCCATGATGATTGTCACAGAATATCTTCCACAGGTTTTGTCTGGAATTTACAGCTTTCATAATCACAGCTATTGCTTGTATCTAAATTGTCAACATTACTCATGTTTGTGTGACTGGGTTGGTGGGTGTATGGTTTTTCATTCGGCACCTACCCCTTTATGGAGAATTTCTGGAAATAATCGGAAGTGGATATTGTATCCCGGGCAATAAATGTTAGGACAACTGTTTTAATAAAGGTACATAGATTCGTGTTTTGGATAAGTGCTTGTTAAAGTTCTCCACAAGAACAGGGTTCTCTGTCGCCAATGTAACCCGAAAAGTTGTGTTGTTTACAAGAGTGATGCGAAATCTATTCACAGGGACAGTTTCAGTAATGTCAATATTCTACTCAGTTATATTCTGATAAAATCAAACAGAGAGTTCAAATATTTtgtcccttttcttttggccgtTTTCACCAGATGCAAGGGCTTGGCCCGTCACACAATAATGTGCTTCTGAAAGTCTGGGTTGATGAATTAAACATTTAGTAcccatctgaaaaaaaaaaaaatttcttggtgAATCAAACATTACCTTGCCATAAGGGTTCGGTTCCTATTGAAATCACTGATACAACTCGGATTTTAAAGAGGCATATCCCCTGAGAGATCCTTTGCCTTTGATCATTAAgaaccacaaaaagaaaagatgaaaaagaaaaagaaaggtcaaTAT
The sequence above is drawn from the Eucalyptus grandis isolate ANBG69807.140 chromosome 11, ASM1654582v1, whole genome shotgun sequence genome and encodes:
- the LOC104425026 gene encoding integrin-linked protein kinase 1 translates to MDARSQPRFPPGRQSSLAPDEAPADLGDGGPGPEAVGPGVRLMYAANEGDLDSIRELLDSGADVNFRDIDGRTALHIAACQGRTDVVQLLIDRGAVVDPKDRWGSTPLADAIYYKHQEVIKLLEKNGAHHPMAPMHVQNAREVPEYEINPSELDFSSSVNITKGTFRSALWRGIQVAVKTLGEEVLSDENKIKAFGDELALLQKLRHPNIVQFLGAVTQSSPMMIVTEYLPQGDLRAYLKRKGALKPIIAVRFALDIARGMNYLHEHKPEAVVHRDLEPSNILRDDSGHLKVADFGISKLLKVAKTVKEDIKVTRQDTSWRYVAPEVYKNEEYDIKVDVFSFALILQEMIEGSVPFPSKTEYEVPKCYVSNERPPFKAPAKHYAHGLKDLIEECWNEEPLKRPTFSQIIKRLDQIYVQLNRSNIWKVRPFECFQNFREIFKRDRLNPSTRSSRYSTM